Proteins from a genomic interval of Sporolactobacillus sp. Y61:
- the hisC gene encoding histidinol-phosphate transaminase, producing the protein MFKKNLAHLRAYDPGPSPDEIKKAYGLDHLVKLDANENVYGSSPEVARAIAQAALLPELYPDCQDSALRQDLAKRLNINENQLLFGLGLDEIIVLVSRAFLAPGDSIVMAWPTFYEYYCHAQIEGAQTRKIPCNREGRHDLQGMLDAIDQTTRVVWICNPNNPTGTYVTGRELYAFVKRVPGDVLIVLDEAYIDFVVAEDFPRSLEWINDQENVLVLRTFSKSYGLASFRIGYAIGRRRVIEEIEKVRPPFNNPRLSQIAAFAALQDQAFKEACVRKNREVLDMTYAFLDRKEIPYFPSQANFIFVKTGHAKAVQEICKRNGYLIQAFEDGVRITIGKMNDMKGLLPVLEQAMNETLSEPSL; encoded by the coding sequence ATGTTTAAAAAAAATCTCGCTCATCTGCGGGCTTATGACCCGGGGCCGTCTCCTGATGAGATAAAAAAAGCATATGGTCTGGATCATCTCGTCAAACTCGACGCCAACGAAAATGTTTATGGATCTTCACCTGAGGTAGCCCGGGCTATCGCTCAGGCAGCCCTTCTCCCTGAGCTGTATCCGGACTGCCAGGACAGCGCTTTGAGGCAGGACCTGGCGAAGCGGCTCAACATTAATGAAAACCAGTTGCTGTTCGGACTGGGGCTGGATGAAATTATTGTGCTGGTCAGCAGGGCTTTTCTTGCTCCCGGAGACAGTATCGTCATGGCATGGCCGACGTTCTACGAATATTACTGCCATGCGCAGATTGAAGGGGCACAAACGCGCAAGATCCCCTGCAACAGGGAAGGCAGGCACGACCTTCAGGGCATGCTCGACGCGATTGATCAGACCACCAGAGTCGTCTGGATCTGTAACCCGAATAATCCGACGGGCACCTATGTCACCGGCAGAGAACTTTACGCCTTCGTGAAGCGCGTACCGGGCGATGTGCTCATCGTCCTGGATGAAGCCTATATCGATTTTGTCGTTGCAGAAGATTTTCCCCGGTCACTTGAATGGATAAATGATCAGGAAAACGTACTTGTCCTGCGCACCTTTTCAAAATCATACGGTCTTGCCTCCTTCCGAATCGGCTATGCCATTGGCCGGCGTCGCGTGATTGAAGAAATAGAAAAAGTCAGGCCACCGTTTAACAATCCGCGGCTAAGCCAGATCGCAGCCTTCGCCGCCCTCCAGGATCAGGCCTTTAAAGAGGCCTGCGTACGAAAGAACAGAGAAGTTCTCGATATGACATACGCTTTTCTGGACAGGAAAGAGATCCCTTATTTTCCTTCCCAGGCGAATTTTATCTTTGTAAAAACGGGGCATGCCAAAGCCGTACAGGAGATCTGCAAACGAAACGGTTATCTGATTCAGGCCTTTGAAGACGGGGTCCGAATCACGATTGGAAAAATGAATGATATGAAGGGCCTGCTGCCCGTCCTTGAACAGGCGATGAATGAAACCCTGTCCGAACCCAGTTTGTGA
- a CDS encoding HAD hydrolase-like protein, with translation MSDGIGEQGKMIKTILFDVDGVFLSEERYFDASALTVRELLLSDHYLGLGRAHEFKTRYSDREIAGIRANIFLNDDVLNFMKSRGMNANWDMIYVTFSVQLIHLTAQLPEDAREEAKKWFQKPIDRASLDQFRTLFRKYPVQPDFSQFMTDFADTEVTRQGIILYLNQIAGKRLGLETDIFRPKSALWHIGEHASQEWYIGDDHVLAATGMPSVQTGKEGFMNEERTLADPARIRRLFSRLSDSGVKIGIATGRPHLETFRPFGYLHWLELLDENHIATADDVLMAEKKYDAAPLAKPHPFTYLLARYGKDSDVKALTVRKPEKLADGKETLIVGDSLADLFCARQLGCRFAGVLTGLSGQKAKPELEAHGADYILDSIADMEDLVFEKLNK, from the coding sequence ATGAGTGATGGGATTGGTGAACAGGGGAAAATGATAAAAACAATTTTATTTGATGTCGACGGGGTTTTCCTGAGTGAAGAACGCTACTTTGACGCTTCGGCGCTGACGGTCAGGGAGCTGCTGCTAAGTGATCATTATCTTGGACTCGGCAGGGCGCATGAGTTCAAGACAAGGTACAGCGACCGTGAAATTGCTGGCATTCGCGCGAACATTTTTCTAAACGATGATGTATTAAACTTTATGAAATCCAGAGGCATGAATGCAAACTGGGATATGATTTACGTCACTTTTTCCGTGCAGCTGATTCACTTAACAGCACAGTTGCCGGAAGATGCACGCGAGGAGGCGAAAAAGTGGTTTCAGAAACCGATCGACAGGGCGTCACTCGATCAGTTCAGAACGCTTTTCCGGAAATATCCGGTTCAGCCTGATTTCTCTCAGTTTATGACTGATTTTGCCGATACAGAGGTAACCCGTCAGGGCATCATCCTCTATCTGAATCAGATCGCCGGGAAACGTCTGGGACTGGAAACGGACATTTTCAGGCCGAAAAGTGCGTTATGGCATATCGGGGAACATGCTTCCCAGGAATGGTATATTGGTGATGATCATGTACTTGCCGCAACAGGTATGCCTTCCGTACAGACAGGGAAAGAGGGCTTCATGAATGAAGAACGGACACTGGCAGATCCGGCGCGGATTCGCCGGTTGTTCAGCCGGCTCTCTGATAGCGGAGTGAAGATCGGTATTGCAACCGGACGACCGCATCTTGAAACCTTCAGACCCTTTGGTTATCTGCACTGGCTGGAACTGCTCGATGAGAATCACATAGCGACAGCCGATGACGTCCTTATGGCAGAAAAAAAATACGATGCAGCCCCGCTTGCCAAGCCGCATCCATTTACCTATCTGCTCGCCCGTTATGGAAAGGACAGCGATGTAAAAGCACTGACGGTAAGGAAACCGGAAAAACTTGCAGATGGGAAGGAGACGTTAATCGTCGGGGACTCTCTTGCCGATCTCTTCTGCGCCCGTCAGCTGGGCTGCCGCTTCGCCGGTGTTCTGACCGGTCTCTCCGGTCAGAAAGCAAAGCCGGAACTTGAAGCACACGGTGCAGATTACATTCTTGATTCCATAGCCGATATGGAAGATCTTGTTTTTGAAAAGCTGAATAAATAA
- the serA gene encoding phosphoglycerate dehydrogenase, which translates to MYKVIVTDPINETGLKALFNHPDVQVDQRPGLPREELVHAISGYDALIVRSQTQVTREIIQAADHLKVIARAGVGVDNIDIDAATEKGVIVINAPAGNTIAATEHTLAMMLALARNIPQAYGSLSSGTWDRKRFKGVELYQKTLGVVGMGRIGTEVAKRAKAFRMNILAYDPFLTEDRAKKMGVTKSDLDTIAAQADFITVHTPLTAETRGLIDAGFMAKTKKGVRFINCARGGIIDEQALVDAVNSGQVAGAAIDVFEHEPPANTGLTQNPKIIVTPHLGASTAEAQEKVAQSVSEEIVGIFETGSVQHALNLPHISAAVQQKIKPYLTLSEQMAELLMQIFKKAPKKITINYYGELFLEDTGLLTRQIIKALLSFYLDTSINIVNVMQVLKAHSLSYNVQKNAAHKGFTNFIELEIEHDGERATIACTYLPGFGGRIVSINGYRLDMEPEKYSLYITHNDVPGMIGNVGSLLGKDHINIGSMYVGRQAVGGKAVMILTVDKPVSGKSERKSSPFRIWMMFSSRKLTFRKMTDQVLISRSRRTILQN; encoded by the coding sequence ATGTATAAAGTTATCGTTACCGATCCAATAAATGAAACAGGATTAAAAGCGCTATTTAACCATCCCGACGTCCAGGTTGATCAGCGTCCGGGACTGCCCCGGGAGGAACTGGTCCATGCTATCAGCGGTTATGATGCCCTGATTGTCCGCAGTCAGACACAGGTGACACGCGAGATCATTCAGGCAGCCGATCATCTGAAGGTGATTGCCCGCGCCGGTGTCGGTGTAGACAATATCGATATCGATGCAGCTACGGAAAAAGGGGTAATCGTGATCAATGCTCCGGCCGGTAACACGATTGCCGCAACGGAACATACCCTGGCCATGATGCTTGCACTTGCCAGGAACATCCCGCAGGCGTACGGTTCCCTTTCTTCGGGAACATGGGACCGCAAACGGTTTAAGGGTGTAGAACTGTACCAGAAAACGCTCGGCGTTGTAGGCATGGGACGCATCGGGACAGAAGTCGCGAAACGGGCAAAAGCCTTCCGGATGAACATACTCGCCTATGATCCGTTTCTCACTGAAGACCGGGCAAAAAAAATGGGGGTCACTAAGTCCGATCTGGACACGATTGCGGCGCAGGCGGATTTTATTACGGTACATACTCCGCTGACCGCTGAGACTCGAGGTCTGATTGATGCCGGCTTTATGGCGAAAACCAAAAAGGGCGTTCGGTTCATTAACTGCGCCCGCGGCGGTATCATTGATGAACAGGCACTTGTAGATGCCGTAAACAGCGGCCAGGTGGCGGGAGCCGCCATTGATGTTTTTGAGCATGAACCCCCGGCAAACACAGGGCTTACGCAAAATCCCAAGATTATTGTGACGCCGCATCTTGGCGCCTCAACTGCCGAAGCTCAGGAGAAGGTAGCCCAGTCGGTCAGTGAAGAGATTGTCGGAATTTTTGAAACGGGAAGTGTCCAGCATGCACTGAATCTTCCGCATATCTCTGCTGCCGTTCAGCAGAAAATCAAGCCCTACCTGACATTAAGCGAACAGATGGCTGAGCTATTGATGCAGATTTTCAAAAAAGCGCCCAAAAAAATTACGATCAATTATTATGGCGAACTTTTTCTGGAAGATACCGGACTCCTGACCAGACAAATCATTAAGGCTCTGCTCTCATTTTATCTGGATACATCAATCAACATCGTTAATGTCATGCAGGTACTGAAGGCACACAGTCTTTCTTACAATGTACAGAAGAATGCGGCGCATAAAGGGTTCACTAATTTTATTGAACTCGAAATCGAACATGACGGTGAAAGGGCGACCATCGCCTGCACCTATCTGCCGGGATTCGGCGGCCGTATTGTTTCCATTAACGGTTATCGTCTGGATATGGAGCCTGAAAAATATTCTCTCTACATCACCCATAATGACGTGCCCGGCATGATTGGCAATGTTGGATCACTGCTCGGCAAAGATCATATCAATATCGGCAGCATGTATGTCGGCCGGCAGGCGGTTGGCGGGAAAGCGGTGATGATCCTCACTGTAGATAAGCCCGTTTCCGGGAAATCAGAAAGGAAATCCTCTCCCTTCCGGATCTGGATGATGTTCAGTTCGCGGAAATTGACGTTCCGGAAAATGACTGATCAGGTTCTGATTTCTCGTTCCCGCCGGACAATTTTACAGAACTAG
- a CDS encoding chorismate mutase, protein MTADRLRQLRREIDTIDRELIGLLNQRARVVREVGKEKKAAGTAYTDSLREKEILNRIAEENRGPFPTASLQKLFGEIFEISKHLEKKSDSD, encoded by the coding sequence GTGACGGCAGATCGTCTGAGGCAATTACGCAGGGAGATTGATACTATTGACAGAGAACTGATCGGATTACTGAATCAGCGGGCCCGTGTTGTTCGGGAGGTGGGCAAAGAAAAAAAGGCAGCAGGGACCGCCTACACCGATTCGCTGCGTGAAAAGGAAATACTGAACCGGATTGCAGAGGAAAACAGAGGCCCGTTTCCTACCGCCTCTCTGCAAAAACTGTTTGGTGAAATCTTTGAAATCAGCAAGCATCTTGAAAAGAAAAGCGATTCAGATTAA
- a CDS encoding alanine--glyoxylate aminotransferase family protein, protein MSNLFLDQTYLFTPGPTPIPNRVNAAMARPMIGHRSPDFSVLIEEVATKLMPVFGTKHPVLALTSSGTSALEAAVVNTVAAGEHAVVIVAGSFGDRFATIAENYGVHTHRLNIEWGKSCSPDELAAFLDKLSGTPVKAVFATFNETSTGVLNPIHELGKVVRKKTDALFIVDGVSCIGAVPVDMEADQIDLLVTSSQKALMLPPGLAFVSFSDRGLEAIKACPERRFYLDLNRYVKAYEEQKSTPFTPAVSLIAGAREVCTMIEEEGWNHVVERHTLLRDMMRAGIRGLGLPLLTSDEDASPTVTAVQPEDIPAPDIQKALKKDFSITIAGGQKKLKGKIFRIGHMGYCTPFDVLKVLSALELTLAKLGQEPQLGVATKKAEKVWIQHV, encoded by the coding sequence ATGAGCAACCTGTTTCTTGATCAAACGTATTTGTTCACACCGGGTCCGACTCCCATACCCAATCGAGTAAATGCAGCAATGGCCCGACCGATGATTGGCCACCGCAGTCCGGATTTTTCCGTTCTCATTGAAGAAGTGGCCACTAAACTGATGCCGGTTTTTGGTACGAAACACCCGGTACTCGCCCTGACAAGCAGCGGTACTTCGGCACTTGAAGCCGCCGTTGTCAATACGGTTGCCGCGGGCGAACACGCTGTGGTGATTGTGGCCGGATCCTTCGGTGACCGATTCGCGACAATCGCTGAAAACTACGGCGTTCATACGCACCGGCTGAATATTGAATGGGGCAAATCCTGTTCTCCGGATGAACTGGCAGCTTTCCTCGACAAACTGTCAGGAACACCTGTAAAAGCCGTATTTGCCACCTTCAATGAGACGTCAACGGGTGTGCTGAATCCCATTCATGAACTGGGCAAGGTGGTCCGTAAAAAAACAGACGCTCTCTTTATCGTCGACGGCGTCAGCTGTATCGGTGCGGTTCCGGTAGATATGGAAGCCGATCAGATTGACCTGCTCGTCACAAGTTCACAGAAAGCCTTGATGCTGCCGCCGGGGCTGGCTTTTGTTTCCTTCAGCGACCGGGGCCTTGAGGCCATTAAGGCCTGCCCTGAAAGAAGATTTTATCTTGACCTGAACCGGTACGTAAAAGCCTATGAAGAGCAGAAATCCACACCCTTCACCCCGGCTGTTTCGCTGATTGCCGGAGCCCGTGAAGTCTGCACGATGATTGAAGAAGAAGGCTGGAACCATGTCGTCGAGCGTCATACCCTGCTCCGGGACATGATGCGTGCCGGCATCCGCGGGCTGGGTCTGCCGCTTCTGACAAGCGATGAAGATGCCTCTCCGACCGTCACCGCGGTTCAGCCGGAAGACATTCCTGCACCAGACATTCAGAAAGCATTGAAAAAAGATTTTTCGATCACCATAGCCGGCGGTCAGAAGAAACTCAAAGGAAAGATTTTCAGAATCGGGCATATGGGGTACTGCACACCCTTTGATGTGCTTAAAGTGCTGAGCGCTCTTGAACTGACACTTGCAAAACTGGGTCAGGAACCACAGCTTGGTGTGGCAACGAAAAAAGCAGAGAAGGTGTGGATCCAGCATGTATAA
- a CDS encoding group-specific protein, producing MGNREKVSGNGSDRKSFKLVFWLFVAKIALILLLAGFAVWLIYVVKQAVTGDNSGLHFKHITGSGYTQNGKLWVASDSGLAGYHDGKWSRSSENKTKGTFFLPVDNGYFRITGKTIEYIADGKVITKNELPAGLGKGVWAAGYKSHAISHLSRDQLSISVDSGNSWEDQQLEGIKGNPQQLAIDPGNDRNFAVATDRGLYLTSDGGKTGIAMLKGENVTSVSYGFNSRQTLLAGTSGDETALYSIIPDEDKAIHLDIGSVESDRLIQIKQNPVRHQEAVLITAGGNIYMTENGGQNWVIIAQNGRALSLH from the coding sequence GTGGGAAACAGAGAAAAGGTATCAGGAAACGGATCAGACAGGAAGAGTTTTAAACTTGTATTCTGGCTCTTTGTTGCTAAAATCGCACTCATTCTGCTACTGGCCGGCTTTGCAGTCTGGCTGATTTATGTGGTGAAGCAGGCGGTGACAGGGGACAACTCAGGTCTTCACTTCAAACATATTACAGGCAGTGGCTACACGCAGAACGGAAAGCTCTGGGTCGCATCCGACTCGGGCCTTGCCGGTTACCATGACGGGAAATGGAGCAGGAGTTCTGAGAACAAAACGAAAGGGACCTTTTTCCTTCCGGTGGATAACGGTTATTTCCGAATCACTGGAAAAACGATTGAATACATAGCGGATGGAAAGGTCATTACAAAGAATGAGTTGCCTGCAGGGCTCGGTAAGGGAGTCTGGGCTGCCGGTTACAAGTCGCACGCAATCAGTCACCTGAGCCGAGATCAGTTGTCCATCTCCGTAGATTCAGGAAACTCCTGGGAGGACCAACAGCTGGAAGGGATCAAAGGAAATCCGCAGCAACTGGCGATTGACCCGGGGAACGACAGAAATTTTGCTGTAGCAACAGATCGGGGACTTTATCTGACTTCGGATGGCGGAAAGACGGGTATTGCTATGCTGAAAGGTGAGAACGTCACCAGTGTGTCATACGGATTTAACAGCCGCCAGACACTGCTTGCGGGTACTTCAGGGGATGAAACGGCGCTCTACAGCATCATTCCCGATGAGGATAAGGCGATTCATCTGGATATCGGCTCGGTTGAGAGCGACCGGCTAATTCAAATAAAGCAGAATCCCGTACGTCATCAGGAGGCTGTTCTGATCACAGCAGGTGGAAATATTTATATGACGGAAAACGGGGGTCAAAACTGGGTCATTATCGCTCAAAACGGCCGTGCTTTATCTCTCCACTGA